From the Musa acuminata AAA Group cultivar baxijiao chromosome BXJ3-7, Cavendish_Baxijiao_AAA, whole genome shotgun sequence genome, one window contains:
- the LOC103992026 gene encoding aspartyl protease family protein At5g10770: MASVPCVICYLALLIASLGICWQVHGGGITHQHVTIRSLLPSDACSSYKDGDGVNHNETSLTVLDRHGPCSPFDLHHQLSHKQILDHDQSRVDSLHGRVSTAPKQDQQLDALAASSIPAHSGISLGTGNYVVIVGFGTPKRDQTVIFDTGSDVTWIQCQPCVVTCYQQQDPIFDPSHSSTYLNISCSSAYCTDLAASGCSSSTCVYGVQYGDSSYTVGFYAEDTLWLTPYDVIPNFRFGCGERNDGLFGKAAGLIGLGRDKPSFVSQTYQRYGGVFTYCLPPTSSSTGYLKFGGGYPSSDLRFTPMLSGASSPTFYYLTLTAISVGGQQLLVPPTVFSVAGTIIDSGTVITRLPPTAYSALRSAFRQEMTTYKSAPALSILDTCYDLSGLDKVTVPEVALHLGGGATIHLDITRILYIASLSQACLAFAANRADTDLGIIGNVQQRGLDVVYDVSKHVIGFGPGGC, translated from the exons ATGGCTTCCGTTCCTTGTGTCATTTGCTATCTCGCCTTACTTATTGCATCTCTTGGTATATGCTGGCAAGTTCATGGAGGAGGAATAACCCATCAACATGTCACAATCCGTTCTTTGCTGCCGAGCGATGCTTGTTCATCGTACAAAG ATGGAGATGGAGTAAACCACAACGAAACAAGCCTGACGGTCCTCGACCGGCACGGCCCGTGCTCACCGTTCGACCTCCATCATCAGCTCTCTCACAAGCAGATCCTCGACCACGATCAATCCCGAGTCGACAGCCTCCACGGCCGAGTCTCGACAGCCCCCAAGCAGGACCAACAGCTGGATGCACTGGCAGCGTCGTCCATCCCCGCCCACAGCGGCATTTCCCTCGGCACCGGAAACTACGTGGTCATCGTCGGCTTTGGCACCCCGAAGAGGGACCAGACCGTCATCTTCGACACCGGGAGCGACGTCACGTGGATTCAGTGCCAGCCCTGCGTCGTCACCTGCTACCAGCAACAAGACCCAATCTTCGACCCCTCCCACTCCTCCACGTACCTCAACATCTCCTGCAGCTCCGCCTACTGCACCGACCTCGCCGCCTCCGGTTGCAGCTCGTCCACTTGCGTTTACGGGGTCCAGTACGGGGATAGCTCCTACACGGTGGGGTTCTACGCGGAAGACACGCTCTGGCTGACGCCCTACGACGTCATCCCCAACTTCCGATTTGGGTGCGGCGAGCGGAACGACGGCCTCTTCGGCAAGGCCGCCGGCCTGATCGGTCTCGGCCGCGACAAGCCGTCCTTTGTCTCTCAGACGTATCAAAGGTACGGTGGAGTCTTTACCTACTGCTTGCCACCGACCTCGAGCTCGACAGGCTACTTGAAATTCGGTGGTGGTTACCCCTCCTCCGATCTCCGGTTCACCCCGATGCTGTCGGGCGCAAGCTCGCCGACGTTCTACTACCTTACTCTAACGGCTATAAGCGTTGGCGGTCAGCAACTGTTGGTACCACCCACCGTGTTCTCCGTCGCCGGGACCATCATCGACTCCGGTACGGTGATCACAAGGCTACCGCCCACGGCATACTCTGCCCTCCGGTCGGCTTTCCGGCAGGAGATGACAACATACAAGTCGGCACCGGCGCTGTCGATTCTGGACACATGCTACGACCTCAGCGGACTCGACAAAGTAACGGTCCCAGAGGTGGCGTTGCACTTGGGTGGCGGGGCTACTATCCATTTGGACATCACGAGAATACTGTACATTGCGAGCTTGTCGCAAGCTTGCCTTGCCTTCGCTGCAAATAGAGCTGACACCGATCTGGGCATAATAGGGAATGTGCAACAGAGGGGGCTGGACGTGGTTTATGATGTCTCAAAGCATGTCATTGGGTTTGGCCCCGGCGGCTGTTAG